The Lycium barbarum isolate Lr01 chromosome 9, ASM1917538v2, whole genome shotgun sequence genome has a segment encoding these proteins:
- the LOC132612211 gene encoding uncharacterized protein LOC132612211 gives MKRYFSTVSSKFPQPSSSTQNVPRVEENLNQLEENHHSPKKQKQGVDLDSLPADPNKRIPILDYHPDERDEIRRAYIQRGPHQPRLPRFPQTDFYGYKRHFNRKWYKKYHDWLEYSVVEDAAYCLCCYLFKDESIHQGGGEAFSSLGFKSWNKKKRLDTHGGELNSDHNQAKKKCEDLMRQEQSIQVAFVKPDNKAKLEHKIRLKASIEVVRLLLNQGLAFRGHREDESSLNKGNFLEILSWYAKRCDKISDLVLKKAPKNNQLTSHKIQKDIITACKLETIKAIMEDLNGDYFSLLVDESCDVSRKEQMAIVLRYVDRWGSVVERFIGIVHVRNTSALCLKEAIVNYLAQHSLSLSNIRGQCYDGASNMQGRLSGLKILIQQESRSAHAIHCFAHQLQLTLVGVSKKCLPVGELVLLVSNVLNVVGGSFKRMDELRESQAKKVQEALDMGEVETGKGLNQELGLARAADTRWGSHYKSFKNFISMFGSITDVLDTIVVDSECVEDSCKATGYLRVCQTFEIAFILHLMRDILAITNELNESLQKKEQDIANAMLLVKVAKKRLQDLREEGWDPLIENVSAFCVKYDILIPNFDEFYINFGRSRRKVAEHTFSHHYHVDIFFKIIDWQLQELNDRFNEERTDLLIGVACLNPVDSFSSFDINKILRMAELYPDDFGEDIMVTLKNQLETYIVDVRDVDERFSNLKGLGDLSKELVKAKKHLNYPFVFRLVKFALLLPVATATVERTFSAMKLIKSELRNRMDDDFMSGCMVPYVEKNIFKTVSDESIMNWFQKMKTRRVQFYLFGSGEPANNSQTTCNQEKAPTNDRAPKPAASTIMEASYLMDKQGRKNLLLISFIRMIALS, from the exons ATGAAGAGATATTTCTCTACGGTATCGTCCAAGTTTCCACAACCAAGTTCATCCACTCAAAATGTTCCTCGTGTGGAAGAAAACTTGAACCAGTTAGAAGAAAATCATCATTCTCCTAAAAAACAAAAGCAAGGAGTAGATTTGGATTCTCTACCAGCAGATCCAAATAAAAGAATACCCATTCTGGACTATCATCCAGATGAACGTGATGAGATTAGACGAGCATATATCCAAAGGGGTCCTCATCAACCTCGACTTCCTAGGTTTCCTCAAACAGATTTTTACGGATATAAACGTCATTTTAATCGTAAATGGTATAAAAAATATCATGATTGGTTGGAGTATAGTGTGGTAGAAGATGCTGCTTATTGTTTGTGTTGTTATTTATTTAAAGATGAAAGCATTCATCAAGGTGGAGGCGAAGCATTTTCAAGTTTAGGGTTCAAGAGTTGGAACAAAAAGAAAAGATTAGATACGCACGGTGGTGAGTTGAACAGTGATCACAACCAAGCAAAGAAGAAGTGTGAAGATCTAATGCGACAAGAACAGTCAATTCAAGTTGCGTTTGTAAAGCCGGATAATAAAGCTAAGCTTGAGCACAAAATTCGTTTAAAGGCTTCAATTGAGGTGGTGAGACTCCTCTTGAATCAAGGATTGGCATTTCGTGGACATCGTGAAGATGAATCATCATTAAACAAGGGTAACTTTCTTGAAATTCTTTCATGGTATGCGAAGCGATGTGATAAAATTAGTGATCTTGTGTTGAAGAAGGCTCCAAAAAACAATCAGTTGACTTCTCATAAAATTCAAAAAGATATTATCACCGCATGTAAGTTGGAAACAATTAAAGCTATTATGGAGGATCTAAATGGTGACTATTTCTCATTGCTAGTTGACGAATCTTGTGATGTGTCACGTAAGGAGCAAATGGCAATTGTTTTGCGATATGTTGATAGATGGGGATCTGTGGTAGAACGCTTTATTGGGATTGTTCATGTTCGTAATACTAGTGCTCTATGTTTAAAGGAAGCAATTGTTAACTACCTTGCTCAACATTCTTTGAGTTTATCTAATATACGTGGACAATGCTATGATGGAGCAAGCAATATGCAAGGGCGTCTAAGTGGCCTTAAAATTTTGATTCAACAGGAAAGTAGATCAGCTCATGCGATTCATTGTTTTGCTCATCAACTTCAATTGACTCTTGTCGGGGTATCTAAAAAATGTCTTCCAGTTGGAGAACTTGTATTGTTGGTTTCTAATGTCTTAAATGTAGTAGGAGGTTCTTTTAAACGCATGGATGAACTTCGAGAATCTCAAGCAAAAAAAGTTCAAGAGGCACTAGATATGGGCGAGGTTGAAACTGGTAAGGGCTTGAATCAAGAGCTTGGTCTTGCTAGAGCTGCTGATACTCGTTGGGGTTCACACTACAAATCATTTAAGAACTTCATTAGTATGTTTGGCTCTATTACTGATGTTCTTGATACTATTGTTGTTGATTCTGAATGTGTTGAAGATAGTTGTAAGGCAACAGGATATCTTAGagtttgtcaaacatttgaaatTGCATTCATATTGCACTTAATGAGAGATATTTTGGCAATTACAAATGAGCTTAATGAATCCTTACAAAAGAAAGAACAAGATATTGCAAATGCCATGTTACTTGTTAAAGTAGCAAAGAAACGATTGCAAGATCTGAGAGAGGAAGGATGGGATCCACTTATCGAGAATGTGTCCGCATTTTGTGTCAAGTATGATATCTTGATACCTAATTTTGATGAGTTCTATATTAATTTTGGAAGATCTCGACGTAAAGTTGCGGAGCATACTTTCTCACATCACTATCATGTCGATATATTTTTTAAGATTATTGATTGGCAACTTCAAGAACTCAATGATCGTTTTAATGAGGAGAGAACGGATTTGCTTATTGGAGTTGCTTGCTTGAATCCAGTTGACTCATTTTCTAGTTTTGACATCAATAAAATATTGAGAATGGCTGAATTATATCCTGATGATTTTGGTGAAGATATAATGGTTACTCTTAAAAATCAGCTTGAGACTTATATCGTTGATGTCCGTGATGTTGATGAAAGGTTCTCCAACTTGAAAGGTCTTGGTGATCTTTCTAAAGAGCTAGTTAAGGCAAAGAAACATTTAAATTATCCCTTTGTGTTTCGCCTTGTAAAATTTGCATTGCTCCTACCGGTCGCCACCGCTACAGTTGAAAGAACTTTTTCAGCGATGAAGTTGATAAAGAGTGAATTGCGAAATCGAATGGATGACGACTTCATGAGTGGTTGTATGGTGCCTTATgtagaaaaaaatatatttaagacCGTTTCTGATGAAAGTATTATGAATTGGTTTCAAAAAATGAAAACTCGTAGAGTACAATT CTATCTGTTTGGAAGTGGAGAGCCTGCTAACAATTCTCAGACTACTTGCAACCAGGAAAAGGCTCCAACTAATGATCGTGCCCCAAAGCCAGCTGCTTCAACTATAATGGAGGCATCCTATTTGATGGACAAACAAGGAAGGAAGAATCTGCTGCTCATAAGCTTTATTAGAATG ATTGCTCTATCATGA